Proteins from one Ipomoea triloba cultivar NCNSP0323 chromosome 1, ASM357664v1 genomic window:
- the LOC116021641 gene encoding disease resistance protein RPM1-like, whose protein sequence is MAGAIVDFVVGKLNEQAFQEVIFQWGIKAEVEKITDLLANMKGYIEDSDKGKQDTKVAESWATQLRDTTLQLEDLVEEFMLDSKLLELNTPPFNFCEFKSLFANVQSFAKRVKIQCRFHQQLKAMDKKLLALETDKSKYAIKLKTDNDGRNEVLMGSGSGYMEVIEAVGIDMEVNRIAELIEKRSGQVKLITIWGAGGGGKTTLAKQVHERVKNDGSIDYCWWVDVNHSSDIEYVLMTTINGVYKSVGTKPPAELEKADRNSLQQHILDYLEGKRYVVFFDDVWDHTLLAKIKLPGDRASSIIVTSRDKNIAKGSFLGAAPHYVEVKPLEFDLACSLFCELALGSHSWPNGLEEAGKALVEKCSGLPVAILAMARLMSTKGDDPSKWRDALKSLDYYSQEFESKDSQEFESKAGGSLTSLNRALLLSYYELPTHLKSCFLYCAMFPKTYDIDAQMLIRMCIAEGFINDDTQSGRTLEHIARDYFLQLKNRSLLQIVPNKYNNSKQLGTMIMHDLYRDVACEVIRREMFAEIIILEGSTKLE, encoded by the coding sequence ATGGCTGGTGCTATTGTTGATTTTGTAGTTGGAAAGCTGAATGAGCAAGCTTTCCAAGAAGTAATATTCCAGTGGGGAATCAAAGCTGAGGTGGAGAAAATCACTGATCTGCTAGCCAACATGAAAGGCTACATTGAGGATTCAGACAAGGGGAAACAAGACACCAAAGTAGCAGAGAGCTGGGCGACACAACTGAGGGATACCACTCTTCAACTTGAGGACTTGGTGGAGGAGTTCATGTTGGATTCCAAGCTTCTGGAACTCAATACTCCTCCGTTCAATTTTTGTGAATTCAAGTCCCTCTTTGCCAACGTGCAGAGCTTTGCCAAGAGGGTGAAGATACAGTGTCGCTTCCATCAGCAGTTAAAAGCCATGGATAAGAAGCTACTTGCTCTAGAAACAGACAAATCAAAGTACGCTATAAAACTCAAGACAGACAATGACGGACGAAATGAGGTACTGATGGGCAGTGGGAGTGGATATATGGAGGTGATAGAAGCAGTGGGGATCGACATGGAAGTCAACCGGATAGCAGAACTGATTGAGAAGCGTAGTGGTCAAGTGAAGTTGATCACAATTTGGGGAGCCGGAGGTGGTGGGAAAACTACTTTGGCGAAGCAAGttcatgaaagagtcaagaatgATGGGAGCATTGATTATTGTTGGTGGGTTGATGTGAACCACTCCTCAGATATTGAATATGTTCTGATGACAACAATCAATGGGGTGTATAAAAGTGTTGGAACCAAGCCTCCTGCTGAACTCGAGAAAGCAGATAGAAATTCTCTTCAACAGCACATTCTTGATTACTTGGAGGGAAAGAGGTATGTTGTATTTTTTGATGATGTTTGGGATCATACTCTCTTGGCAAAAATAAAACTTCCAGGTGACCGTGCATCTTCAATTATCGTCACTAGCCGTGATAAAAATATAGCCAAAGGGTCTTTTCTTGGGGCTGCACCTCATTATGTTGAGGTGAAGCCATTAGAATTTGATTTGGCATGCAGCCTTTTCTGCGAATTGGCTTTAGGTAGCCACAGCTGGCCTAATGGGCTTGAAGAAGCCGGAAAAGCATTGGTTGAGAAATGCTCAGGTTTACCTGTTGCAATTCTTGCAATGGCTCGGTTGATGTCCACAAAAGGTGATGATCCATCAAAATGGAGGGATGCTCTCAAAAGCCTGGACTACTACTCACAAGAATTTGAATCCAAAGACTCGCAAGAATTTGAATCCAAAGCAGGTGGCAGTCTAACATCTCTCAACAGAGCCTTGTTGTTGAGTTATTACGAACTGCCAACGCACCTCAAGTCATGTTTTTTATACTGTGCAATGTTCCCCAAAACATATGACATTGATGCCCAAATGTTGATCCGCATGTGCATTGCAGAGGGGTTTATCAATGATGATACCCAGAGTGGCAGAACACTAGAGCACATAGCAAGGGATTACTTCCTTCAGCTCAAAAATAGAAGCTTGCTTCAGATCGTTCCCAATAAGTACAACAATTCTAAACAGTTAGGAACAATGATAATGCACGACCTTTACCGTGATGTGGCGTGTGAGGTGATTAGAAGGGAAATGTTTGCTGAAATCATCATATTGGAGGGAAGTACCAAACTTGAGTGA
- the LOC116021649 gene encoding putative disease resistance protein RGA1 has protein sequence MKKLRTLIIDCKRIALNSFPQMLQNLKLLRVLVLERLPDGMEELPNEVGDLIHLRYLDLFVNWKIRHLPDSLGRLHNLQTLDLSSSSVESLPKSVSKLKQLRHLIGSYELQVPDIVFTFSHLQTLSGILINTIQARELVNIPQLTELNIIFKEGEECWRAICDSVKKMTNLHSLTLRSDDELQEVINFSLPLSLEYLELSSFGKLVNFISTSHNLYR, from the coding sequence ATGAAGAAGCTACGTACACTCATCATCGACTGTAAAAGGATTGCTCTGAATTCATTCCCTCAGATGCTCCAAAACTTGAAGTTGCTCAGAGTTTTGGTGTTGGAACGGTTACCTGATGGTATGGAGGAACTGCCCAATGAGGTTGGGGATCTAATTCATCTTAGGTACTTAGATCTGTTTGTTAATTGGAAGATTAGACATCTCCCTGATTCTTTGGGAAGATTGCACAATCTACAGACATTGGATTTAAGTAGTTCTTCAGTGGAGAGTTTGCCTAAATCCGTATCAAAGCTTAAGCAGCTGAGACATCTCATTGGAAGTTATGAATTACAAGTGCCAGATATTGTATTCACATTTTCTCATCTTCAAACATTATCTGGCATACTGATTAATACCATCCAAGCAAGAGAATTAGTAAATATCCCACAACTCACTGAgttgaatattattttcaagGAAGGAGAGGAATGCTGGAGAGCAATTTGTGATTCTGtcaaaaaaatgacaaatcttcACTCTCTAACTCTTAGAAGTGATGATGAATTACAAGAAGTTATAAATTTCTCACTGCCCCTTTCGCTCGAGTATCTCGAGCTCTCTAGTTTTGGGAAATTGGTAAATTTTATTAGCACTTCGCATAATTTATATAGATGA